The genomic segment ACAGAGTCAACCAAATAAATCCTCTTTAATTCTGGCTGGTGCAATTGACCCATACTCTAGTGCGGTCTCCTGGTAAATGGGGTAAGTTATTCCACATCATAAGGATGTGTTTGGAGAGGAAATGGTATATATCATATCACGTATCCAGAAGGCCACAccccacttcctccttccttcacaGATCATGGTAGCCTCCAACCTCGAACTTGTTTTGCTACACTAGCTGCATGAGAGTTgcaggggcaaaaaaaaaaaaaaaaaaaaagaagcccaaaGGAAACCTGTCAACTagattctttcaaaaaaatatcttaacattttaaacttcCTCTTTTGTCTGCATATACACCTCATAGGTAGGGGTGGGTGAGCTTTGAGTAACTCTAGAAGCCAAAACTCTAACTGTGTCTAGTAACTGTTTGTGGATAAAATCTTCTAACACGTGTGTGATCACTAAGACAGATATGAACCTGGACCAAGCCATGGGTGTCCTGCCTGAATCATCAGAGCTACTGATACACAGCAAAATCCCCCAGAGTGTGACAGGTGTGTTCTCAAGCCATGGGTGGGACTGAAGTTGCCACTCTTGGTTATACAGTCCACAAATATGGGGCATGGCAACTTGCAGGCTAAGGGTTGTGGAAGAGTCTTACACAAGGGAGTTCTCAATGGTTGTTCCCAACTAGGTTGGCCCCCAAAATTCAACCAAGAAACTCAGACTacaattaacaaatataaaatatggcCTAATTAATATATCCTAGATAATGTTTGCCTTTACTTGGATGGTTATCTACATGGacaagggaagaagggaagataAGGGAAAAggctttttgtgtgtttattcaaCACTGGCGGAGGAGAGGCATGCCAGATAAGGCAGACACAGGCATTCCCAACACAAGAAAAGTATGTGCTACAGAGAAGTCAGATAATTTTCCTAGGGTCTCCTGCAGTCCAGATGAAATACTctcaaaaaattagcccaggccCTTTGCTCCAATTTCTTGCTTACCTAGCAACCATCTAACTATTAATTAAATTGGTATTATGGTTTTAACATGAATCTTTTATGATTTGCTTACCATTAATCAAACCCCTGAGGCTTATTCACCTCAAGGGGAGCTGACAAAATTGAATTATTCAACCTGCAAAGATCCAGGGCCCCCAAATACTGTCATTTCCACTCTCCCCTAACTCCACCATGAGGCCCAGTCTCAGCACTcggagtcccagcactttgactcCAGACTACCTACATGTAATCTATGCCCCACTCTGGGTAATCAGCTTAGACACATTAATATTAGTGGGCATTTCAGTGTCAACAGATCACTGTCTGGCAGCGGACATGCACCCTCAGaaaataaaccaagaagaaaGAGTTTATCTATAATATCAAAAATTTTCATAGATAAACCTGCCCATTATAAGGAAGAGGGCAGAAGAACCCTAAACTAAGAGCCAGGCAACTTGTTCATTAATCACAGCATATTCTGTAGGAGGAGGAGAAATGTTGTCATCAAATTCATCTTTTTCACCTCAATTAAACATCTACGCTACAGCCCCACAGTCAGATTGAGAGGAAAAACAGTACGTGGCTAAGAAAAGACATACACTTGTAGCTGAAATGCTTCACTGGAGCTCCTTTTGTTTTAAGGCATTGGATCTTGATAGCCACTGATCGTGCCTAAGTACACGGTATCTGCAGCAACCACTTAGGCCTCCAGGAATGTGGTGACCATTGACCCTAATTCATTCCCCTTTATGGATCCTTTGTAACCATCCGCCGAAAAGAGCTTTCGCAAACTCAAATAAACACAGGAAAGGAAGACCTTCTTATCTTTGAGAGCATATGTTTAGCCCTATAACCCTCTCTTATCATAAATTGCTTCTTAGGCAAGAAACATTGgatttttcttgtatttgtcaTTGCCATTGGTTCCATTCAagcattcatttaacaaataatgcGTTCCATCTCcgttttttgctttttccttcatGCTTTAGCCTTGGTTTTCTCTCACCTAAAACACTGCAAGCTGCCTCTCCCAGAGCTCTCACTTTGACTGCAGACTACCTACATTTAATCTTTAATTCTCTAccaaaattttctcttatttttatatctttttaattttaatttttgtggatacatagtaggtgtatatatttatggggcacatgcaatgttttaatacaggcatgcaatgcaaaATAAggacatcatggagaatggggtatccatctcctcaagcatttatctttttagttacaaacaatccaattacactctttattttaaaatatacaattattaattatagtcactctgttgtgccatcaaatagtagatcttattctattttttgtaccctctcatcttttcatgttaaaaaataatctttgtcTCTGTAAGCTTTATCAATGATTTTCCAATGAAATTTAGGGTCTTCTCTGTGCCATGAATTGCCTTACTTTCTCCCCACTTCCTTGTCTTATTCAAATGCAAATTTCATTAATGATTTCCAGATCAATGATAGTTCAGAAAGCAAACAAGTCAGTGACCAAGGGCATGGCCTGAAAGTGTTCTAAGAGAGGAATTTACAGAACAACTATTAAATGATGTCAATAGGATTGTATTAGtatgttttcatactgctataaagaactgcctaagactgggtaatttataaaggaaagaggtttaattgactcacagttcagcataactttggaggcctcaggaaacttacaatcatggtagaaggtgaaggggaaacaaagcaccttcctcacaaggcagcaggaagaagtgccaagcaaaggaggaaaagccccttgtaaaaccacCAGAACCTGTgcgaactcactcactattacaagaacagcttGAGGGAAccgccccccatgattcaattatctccacctgatctttcccttgacacatggggattataattcaagatgagatttgggtggggacacaaagcctaaccatatcaaggATCCAGTGGTGGGTTGAAACTAACGGGATGAGATATGTCAGATACAAACACAAGGTCTCGTATTTGGGTTAAAATTCATAAATGATCAAAGCACAGGATGACAGATAATGTAGGTCATTTTAGATTATTGTGACCAACAGATCACAGTAGGTAGTATTCTGATGAAGGGAGGGTCACAGTTACTACAGTTACAGATGGATTCTGGGTACAACATTTGCACTAAAGTGCCTTTGCCAAGGGAGGCAACAGTCTCAACATCCTGTGGGTTGGCCTGATCTACTTCAGGGACTGTGTCTTGTTCAGAGCATCACATTTGAAGAGAAACTTTGACCAGGGGAGTATACCAGAGAAGGAAGTTCAGGATGCTGAGGATCTTAGGAACTATGTCTAAACAAGATTCATTCACAGAAGTGGGAATGTCTATCtggcaaaaagaaaatactactTACATCGTTGTTGGAAGACCAGCCATCACAAACTCAGTTTTCCAAAGGCTGGGCAGAAGCCCAGATGAGAGAAATGGGCCATGtgtaagaaaagataaaagctcAAGCATGATATGCCACCAGAAAATCACCTAGCCTCAGCATTGGCAGGGAGACCTGGGGAGTCGTGATGTTTGAGAGTGACCTTCTGATGATCACTGTCATGTGTAAACGTGGGCCTAATGCTGCCAACTTTTTTGATTTCttaagagaagccagaaatccaaATTTTTATGCAGCAtgtctcaatttttaattttagcaactATTACAAAATGTTTAGAGACACTGTGCAGCCCAAATATAACATATCTATGGGCTGATGGCAGCCCAGGGTTGCCAGTTCACAAGGTCTACAAGAGATGATTCTTAGTTTCAACAGGGTACAGTGTTGAAACGCATGCATAGTAGATTTGCTTGGGTCATGAATATGCTTCCACATATTTATGATTCATAGCCAGAGAAAAGACTCTCTATCCAGGTTCAGAGCAATAGGAAATTATCAAGAGGATATTGGATGACAATATATAGGGATGTTATTTGAGAAAGGATTTTCCCCTGAGGCATAGGTGTTGAACCAAATTCCATTAGTTATGCTTTTACACCAGGATAGTGGTTTACAGTTTACAAAAGGCTTGTACATCATCTCATATTAAAGGTTACTAGAACAGTCCTTTGCAATAGAAAAGTAGGTATTTTACAActcatattttacaaatgagttgACCAAGTATCTGAGATAGTAAATAATTCATAGAAGGTCATCCGGGAAACGGGGCAGCAGAACTGGGATCGAATGACTCAGGTCATCCAACTCCAAATGCAAAAgtctttctgctgctgcttcctaGTCAAACTCTAAGGGTCTAAGACTCTATTCCTAGTTATGGTCTCAACTACATTTGCTCATTGCTGTGAGGGGTCAGCCCACCTCCCGGAGTCCTCTGCTGCACATTCCCATGTTCCTGAAAGGACTTTCCATCCCTTCCACTACTCCCTGAAAACTCCTGTGCTTCATGatttcttgttgaattttttcTAATCTGACTCTATCAGTTATGGGAATGTTCCCTCAACCCTTAGTGCTCCAGACTGGACTGACTCTTGGCATGTATTTGTCCAAAATATTTGTCCGCTCTATGTCTTCTACATGTTTGTCTTATAAGAAACAGACACCTGCCTTAGTTTATCCATGAACAAAGCCACACATGctagggcacacacacacacacacacatacacacagaggatTTTGTACGTGATTAATGAATCATCAAATCATCATAATTTCTGGACTTGTATTAATACGTCGGCCAGGAGGAAAAGAATCTGTTGTCAATCATGGCTTCTGGTTCTCACGGTCATCTCTACTTTCTTCCAGCAAGTTTGATTCTGTCAAACACCAGCTGGCAGCCTTGTTCCCGCATGCCCAGTGCAGGAGAGTCAGTAAAGAAGATTTCATTCTCTGTATTTCAGCGTCCTCAATGCCAGGTTGAAATACGCTATTCTGGcccagctcagtggctcacacgtgtaatcccagcactttggaaggccaagggaggcagatcgcttgagcccaggaattcgagaccagcctgggcaagaggctgaggtgggaggatgacctgagcccaggaggtcaaggctgcagccaGCTGTGATCGTGTCACTGCGCTCAAGCCAGGGAGTCGAGTGAGACCGTgtcaaaaaaagaggaaggaaagaaggaaggaaggaaggaaggaagggaaggaggagggggggGACGGAgggcgggagggagggaagatGCCATTCTGTCTTAGATTGAAGTGGACCTTATCTgggcagaacacacacacacacacacacacacacacacattgtggaGAAATTGCTGACTAAGCAAAGCTTCCAAATGACTGAGTTTGGCTAAAAtgtaggcttttaaaaatgtgagcaCTGCCAAGAGTTTTTCCTTGTTGACCCATGGATCCATCAAGTGCAAACATTTTCTAATGCACTATATTTAAGCCTGTGCAGCCAAATGTCATTCAACATGAAATGCATTATTACAACTTGCATCTGTCTAAAATCTTGcatcaaaaatgaaagacaaaaatgtataaaaatggaaaacatgcaCAGAAATAtgtgagggaggaaaaaaatatcCCCAGGAATGTTAGTGCACGGAGTCACACAGGGAGaagactatttttgttttgttttgattgttttgttCTGGTGACCTAACTGGTCAAATGACCTATTAAGAATATTTCATAGAGCTAATGTTCCGATGCTCTAATCTCTCTAGACAAGGTTCATATTTGTATGGGTTACTTATTCTCTCTTTGTTGACTAAGTCAATAATCAGAATCAGCAGGTTTGGAGTCAGATTGGCAGGGATAAGCAGCCTAGCTCAGGAGAAGTGGGTATAAAAGCCCCAGGCTGGGAGCAGCCATCACAGAAGTCCACTCGTTCTTGGCAGGATGGCTTCTCATCGTCTGCTCCTCCTGTGCCTCGCTGGACTGGTATTTGTGTCTGAGGCTGGTCCTACGGTGAGTGTTTCTGGGACATCCCGCTCCTACATTTAAAATGCACGCTAAATGAGGTAGGAGTGACTCCTTCCAGCTTTGCCAACCAGCTTTTGTTACTAGGGCAAGGGTACCCAGCatctatttttaatatcatttattcaaacttcaaaaagaatgaagttccACTGAGCTTActgagctgggacttgaactctGGGGATTCTGCCTCATTGCTTTGGTGCATTGGGTTTGTAATGTCTGGTATCTCCACTTCCTCAGATCGATGATAGAGATAAAGATATGATATTAAGGAAGCTGTTAATCCTGAATTTTCAGAAAAGTGTCcctttgtaaaatgtatttggGGGGCAAACTGCATGAGATTATATTCTGGCCCTATAGCTAATCAAAATGTGTTTACTGATTAATCTTTAAAAGGCTTAGTGAACAATATTTTAGTCAGATATCTAATTCTTAAATCCTCTAGAAGAATTaactaatctataaaatgggtctGAATGTAGTCTGACATAATTTTATAACAACCGGTAAGAGGGAGTGACTAGAGCAACAACTAAAATGATCTCAGGAAAAACTGTTTTGGTCCTATGTATAGTACATTACCTCTTTTCAGTAATTCCATTCAAATGGAGAAGTTTAACAAGGCAACTGTTCTCAGGGGGCCTATTCTCTCCCTTAAAATTCATTATACACATCCCTGGTTGATAGCAGCGTGTCTGGAGGCAGAAACCATTCTTGCCTTGGAAACAATTATGTCTGTGTTATACTGAGTAGGGAAGCTCATTAACTGTCAACACTTATGTTCCTGATAATGGAATCAGTGTGtaattcttgttttgttccagatTTCTAACACCATAAAGAATAAATCCTTTCACTCTGATCAATGTTGTTAACTTCTCACTTGTCTTCTCTACACCCAGGGCGTTGATGAATCCAAGTGTCCTCTGATGGTCAAAGTTCTAGATGCCGTCCGAGGCAGTCCTGCCGTCAATGTGGCTGTGAACGTGTTCAAAAAGGCTGCTGATGAGACCTGGGCGCCATTTGCCTCTGGGTAAGAACCCTCCCACGGGACTTGGTTTTATCTTCCCATTGGCCCCTCAGTTGGTAGACAGAGGCTCACATCATCTGCTAAAGAATTTACAAGTAGATTGAAAAATGTGAGCAGAGGTCAAGTATGCCCTCTGAAGATGccctctttttgttttgcttagctAGGAAGGGACCAGGAACCTGAGCATCATTTAGGGGCAGACagtagagaaaagaaggaatcagAACTCTTCCCCTCTAGCTGTGGTGTGCAACCCTTTTGGGTCACAGACCACTTTATGTAGGTGATAAAAACTAAAGATTCTATGCCCAGAAAAaatgtacagacacacacacacaaaaccaaatatGTGATTTTAGGAGTTTCACAGATTCCCTGGTGTCCCTGCGTAACACCAAAGGTGAGAGTCCTTGTCTTAGAATTTTAGGAAAGAGGTGCAATGTGTATTAACCCACtaatgaaaggaaaggaattcAGAAATATTATTGACTAGGCATCTGTCTGTAGTTCATTTGGATCACCCCAAAACCCAGGGCTTTTGCCTAATGAACACTTTggggcacctactgtgtgcagggcTAGAGGCTGTCAAGCTCagttaaaacaaatgtaaaaaaagacagaagaaatggATCCATGAGGCAAAGTACAGCCCCAGACTAATCCCATGATCACCCAACTTCATGTGCAAGAGTGACTTCTAACCTTCATGAGCCAGTTTACAATTTTCATGGAGTTTTTCTACCTGCACTAGCAAAAACtccaaggaaaatatatattaataaaccTAAGCGAATTGACCGAAAGACAGAGCAATCAGGAGACCCTTCGCACCCAGCAGAAGAGGAACTGTTAAGTACTTACTTCTCCTCAGAGAAGAATTTCTGTTGTATTTTAATTGAACCCCAAGAACCACATGATTCTTCAACCATTATGGGTAAGATCATTTTCTTAGGTCTGGTTTTAACTGACTTTTTATTTGgtaattcatttatgtttatataaaatgccAAGCATAACATGAAAAGTGGTTACAGGACTATtctaagggagagagaaaatagataCCAAAAATATTCCAATGTTCTTATGAATCTTTTCCCTTGCgtcaggacaaaaaaaaaaaaaagaaatgtaaagaagaaaggaggagatgCACAATCAGAGTCAGTAAAGACAACTGCTATTTTTATCTGTCATAGCTGTTGCAGTCTAATGGGAAGCAATTTCCAACATTCAACTATGGAGCTGGTACTTACATGGAAATAGAAGTTGCCTAGTGTTTGTTGCTGGCAAAGAGTtatcagagaggttaaatatatAAAAGGGAAGAGTCAGAGACAGGTTCTTCTTCCTACTTTAGGTTTTCCACTGTGTGTGCAAATGACCCTCCCTGGTGGTGTGCAGATGCTCTGAAAGGTATCCTCACACCACAAGGGAGAGGAGCGAGACCCTGCTGTCCTGGAGAAGTGCAGAGTTATAACAGCTGTGGCCACTTCCAGGGATGGTCACAACATCCCATCCAATCATCAATCTTGAACTACAAGGACTCTTTCTTAAGCAAACATTATAcctggccgagcgcggtggctcacacctgtaaatctcagcgctttgggaggctgaagtgggcatatcatctgaggtcgggagctcaagaccaacctggccaacatggcaaaactccatctctatgaaaaatacaaaaattagccaggcatggtggcaggcacccgtgatcctggctactcgggagactgagactggagaatcccttgaacctggaggcagaggttgcagtgagctgagatcacgccactgcactccagtctgggtgactagagtaaaactctgtctcaaaaattaaaaaaaaattttaaaattatacctacATTCTCTTCTTATCAGAGAAAAATATCTACAGTGagcttttcaaaaagtttttacAAACTTTTTGCCATTTAATTTCAGACAGTTATGAGTTTTCCCTACTTCTGACTTAGTTGAGGGGAAATGTATATAACACGTTTATGTGTGTTgtgtatataacacatataacacGTTTATGTGTGTTGGTGGGGGGTATTACTTTGCCATGCCATTTGTTTCCTCCATGCCTAACTTAACCCAGACTTTCACACCTTATAGGAAAACCAGTGAGTCTGGAGAGCTGCATGGGCTCACAACTGAAGAGGAATTTGTAGAAGGGATATACAAAGTGGAAATAGACACCAAATCTTACTGGAAGTCACTTGGCATCTCCCCATTCCATGAGCATGCAGAGGTGAGTATATAAACCTTCGAGGGTTGTTTTGGTGTTGGTTTTTGCTTTTGGCATCCCAGGAAATGCACAGTTTTACTTAGCATACCACAGAAATGTCCTAAAGAAGGTGATGAATGTCCAAAGGTTCCCTCTCCTCTTATACAAGAACAAATTCACAACACTCTGAGAAGCACATTTCTTTTTGACTTTGAGGAAAATCCATTTAGTAACATGACTTGAACTTACATGACACTATTCATAGTCTATTCATTCCACTTTATGTGAATATTGATGTATCTGCTGTTGAAATAATACGTTTATGAGGCAGACCTCCAGACCCCACGTAGAGTGTATGAAACAAGAGATGCaccattttatttctctaaaaccTGTAACATTCTTCATTCCAAAACACATCTGGCTCCTCGGCGGTTTGGACAAGTGATTCTTGGCAACACATACATAGAGAGACAATAAAATCAAAGTAATAATGGCAACACAACAGATAACATTTACTAAGCATACACCATGTGGCAGACACAATTATAAGTGTTTTCTATATTTAACCTACTTAATCCTCAGGAACAAGCCACTGAGGTCAGtcctattattatccccatctcATAGATGAAGCAAATGAGGCACCAGGAAGTCAAATAACTTGTCAAAGGTCACAGGGCTAGGAAACGCACAAGTAGAGATGTTTACAAACAAGGCCCAGGCTGGGTTTGCCCTCAATTCTGCTCTGCCTCGCATTGTGACCCAGGAAATTTGTTCCCCTGTGAAAAGCcaagcttaaaaaaagaaaagccacatttGTAACGTGCTCTGTTCCCCTGCCTATGGTGAGGATCTTCGAACAGTTATA from the Papio anubis isolate 15944 chromosome 19, Panubis1.0, whole genome shotgun sequence genome contains:
- the TTR gene encoding transthyretin — its product is MASHRLLLLCLAGLVFVSEAGPTGVDESKCPLMVKVLDAVRGSPAVNVAVNVFKKAADETWAPFASGKTSESGELHGLTTEEEFVEGIYKVEIDTKSYWKSLGISPFHEHAEVVFTANDSGPRHYTIAALLSPYSYSTTAVVTNPKE